A stretch of Mastomys coucha isolate ucsf_1 unplaced genomic scaffold, UCSF_Mcou_1 pScaffold3, whole genome shotgun sequence DNA encodes these proteins:
- the Prdm1 gene encoding PR domain zinc finger protein 1 isoform X3, giving the protein MKVDMEDADMTLWTEAEFEEKCTYIVNDHPWDSGADGGTSVQAEASLPRNLLFKYAANNSKEIIGVVSKEYIPKGTRFGPLIGEVYTNDTVPKNANRKYFWRIYSREEFHHFIDGFNEEKSNWMRYVNPAHSAREQNLAACQNGMNIYFYTVKPIPANQELLVWYCRDFAERLHYPYPGEFTVMNLTQTESSPKQYSSEKNELYPKSVPKREYSVKEILKLDSNPSKRKDIYRSNISPFTSEKDMDGFRKNGSPDMPFYPRVVYPIRAPLPEDFLKASLAYGMDRPTYITHSPLPSSTTPSPPASCSPEQSLKSSSPHGSPGNTVSPLAPGPPEHRDSYSYLNVSYGSEGLGSYPGYAPAPHLPPAFIPSYNAHYPKFLLPPYGISSNGLSTMNNINGINNFSLFPRLYPVYSNLLSGGNLPHPMLAPASLPSSLPTDGTRRLLPPEHPREVLVPAPHSAFSLTGAAASMKDESSPPSGSPTAGTAATSEHVVQPKATSAVMAAPSTDGAMNLIKNKRNMTGYKTLPYPLKKQNGKIKYECNVCAKTFGQLSNLKVHLRVHSGERPFKCQTCNKGFTQLAHLQKHYLVHTGEKPHECQVCHKRFSSTSNLKTHLRLHSGEKPYQCKVCPAKFTQFVHLKLHKRLHTRERPHKCTQCHKSYIHLCSLKVHLKGNCPVVPAPGLPLEDLTRINEEIERFDISDNADRLEDMEDNVDVTSMVEKEILAVVRKEKEETGLKVSLQRNMGNGLLSSGCSLYESSELSLMKLPHSNPLPLVPVKVKQETIEPMDP; this is encoded by the exons ATGAAAGTGGACATGGAGGACGCAGATATGACTCTGTGGACAGAGGCCGAGTTTGAAGAGAAGTGTACATACATAGTGAACGACCACCCCTGGGATTCCGGCGCCGACGGGGGTACTTCTGTTCAAGCCGAGGCATCCCTACCGAGGAACCTGCTTTTCAAGTATGCCGCCAACAACAGCAAAGAG attatTGGTGTGGTGAGTAAGGAGTACATCCCAAAGGGAACTCGCTTTGGACCCCTGATCGGCGAGGTCTACACCAATGACACAGTTCCCAAGAATGCCAACAGGAAGTATTTTTGGCGG ATTTATTCCAGAGAGGAGTTCCACCACTTCATCGACGGCTTTAATGAGGAGAAAAGCAACTGGATGCGCTACGTGAATCCAGCTCACTCTGCCCGGGAGCAAAACCTGGCAGCCTGTCAGAACGGGATGAATATCTACTTCTACACTGTTAAGCCTATCCCTGCCAACCAGGAACTTCTTGTGTGGTATTGTCGGGACTTTGCGGAGAGGCTCCACTATCCTTATCCTGGAGAGTTCACAGTGATGAATCTCA CACAAACGGAAAGCAGCCCGAAGCAATACAGTAGCGAGAAGAATGAACTCTACCCAAAGAGTGTCCCCAAGAGAGAGTACAGCGTGAAAGAAATCCTGAAACTGGACTCCAATCCCTCCAAAAGGAAGGACATCTACCGTTCCAACATTTCACCCTTCACTTCAGAAAAGGACATGGATGGCTTTCGGAAAAACGGGAGCCCCGACATGCCCTTCTACCCTCGGGTTGTTTATCCCATCCGGGCACCTCTGCCGGAAGACTTTTTGAAAGCGTCCCTGGCCTATGGGATGGACAGACCCACCTACATAACTCACAGCCCCCTTCCGTCTTCCACAACTCCAAGTCCCCCTGCAAGCTGCAGCCCAGAGCAGAGCCTCAAGAGCTCCAGCCCCCACGGCAGCCCGGGGAACACGGTGTCACCCCTGGCGCCAGGCCCCCCAGAACACCGGGACTCCTACTCCTACTTGAATGTTTCCTATGGTTCCGAGGGCCTGGGCTCCTACCCTGGCTATGCACCTGCCCCTCACCTCCCACCAGCTTTCATCCCTTCTTACAATGCGCACTACCCCAAGTTCCTGTTGCCACCCTATGGCATCAGTTCCAATGGCTTGAGCACCATGAACAACATCAATGGTATCAACAACTTCAGCCTCTTCCCCAGGTTATATCCTGTCTACAGTAACCTCCTTAGTGGCGGCAACCTGCCTCACCCCATGCTCGCTCCAGCTTCCCTGCCAAGTTCCCTGCCTACCGATGGAACCCGGAGGCTGCTTCCACCGGAGCACCCCAGAGAGGTCCTTGTCCCCGCGCCCCACAGTGCCTTCTCCCTTACCGGGGCTGCAGCCAGCATGAAGGACGAGAGTAGTCCCCCCAGTGGATCTCCAACGGCGGGAACTGCAGCCACGTCAGAACACGTGGTACAACCCAAAGCTACCTCAGCAGTGATGGCAGCCCCCAGCACTGACGGAGCCATGaatctcattaaaaacaaacgaAACATGACTGGTTACAAGACCCTCCCTTACCCCCTGAAGAAACAAAATGGCAAGATCAAGTATGAATGCAATGTCTGTGCTAAGACGTTCGGCCAGCTCTCCAACCTGAAG GTCCACCTGCGAGTGCACAGTGGAGAACGGCCTTTCAAATGCCAGACCTGCAACAAGGGTTTTACTCAGCTCGCCCACCTGCAGAAACACTACCTGGtacacacaggagagaagccacaTGAGTGCCAG GTCTGCCACAAGAGATTTAGCAGCACAAGCAATCTCAAGACCCACCTTCGACTGCATTCTGGAGAAAAACCTTACCAATGTAAGGTGTGTCCTGCCAAGTTTACACAATTTGTGCACCTGAAGCTGCACAAGCGACTGCATACCCGGGAACGGCCTCACAAGTGCACCCAGTGCCACAAGAGCTAcatccatctctgcagcctcaagGTCCACCTGAAGGGCAACTGCCCCGTGGTCCCAGCCCCCGGGCTGCCTTTGGAGGATCTGACCCGAATCAATGAAGAAATTGAGAGGTTTGACATCAGTGACAATGCCGACCGTCTTGAGGACATGGAGGACAACGTCGACGTGACTTCCATGGTGGAGAAGGAGATTCTAGCTGTggtcagaaaagagaaagaagaaaccgGTCTGAAAGTGTCTTTGCAAAGAAACATGGGGAATGGCCTTCTCTCCTCTGGGTGCAGCCTCTATGAGTCATCGGAGCTGTCCCTCATGAAGTTGCCTCACAGCAACCCACTACCTCTGGTGCCTGTAAAGGTCAAACAAGAAACAATTGAACCGATGGATCCTTAA
- the Prdm1 gene encoding PR domain zinc finger protein 1 isoform X1, whose product MTPGVPGHRTQQRPRHFSALRGKAKDCSKAAPKCSSCSVKFQGLAETGIMKVDMEDADMTLWTEAEFEEKCTYIVNDHPWDSGADGGTSVQAEASLPRNLLFKYAANNSKEIIGVVSKEYIPKGTRFGPLIGEVYTNDTVPKNANRKYFWRIYSREEFHHFIDGFNEEKSNWMRYVNPAHSAREQNLAACQNGMNIYFYTVKPIPANQELLVWYCRDFAERLHYPYPGEFTVMNLTQTESSPKQYSSEKNELYPKSVPKREYSVKEILKLDSNPSKRKDIYRSNISPFTSEKDMDGFRKNGSPDMPFYPRVVYPIRAPLPEDFLKASLAYGMDRPTYITHSPLPSSTTPSPPASCSPEQSLKSSSPHGSPGNTVSPLAPGPPEHRDSYSYLNVSYGSEGLGSYPGYAPAPHLPPAFIPSYNAHYPKFLLPPYGISSNGLSTMNNINGINNFSLFPRLYPVYSNLLSGGNLPHPMLAPASLPSSLPTDGTRRLLPPEHPREVLVPAPHSAFSLTGAAASMKDESSPPSGSPTAGTAATSEHVVQPKATSAVMAAPSTDGAMNLIKNKRNMTGYKTLPYPLKKQNGKIKYECNVCAKTFGQLSNLKVHLRVHSGERPFKCQTCNKGFTQLAHLQKHYLVHTGEKPHECQVCHKRFSSTSNLKTHLRLHSGEKPYQCKVCPAKFTQFVHLKLHKRLHTRERPHKCTQCHKSYIHLCSLKVHLKGNCPVVPAPGLPLEDLTRINEEIERFDISDNADRLEDMEDNVDVTSMVEKEILAVVRKEKEETGLKVSLQRNMGNGLLSSGCSLYESSELSLMKLPHSNPLPLVPVKVKQETIEPMDP is encoded by the exons gCTGCCCCCAAGTGTAGCTCCTGCTCCGTGAAGTTTCAAGGACTGGCAGAGACCGGGATCATGAAAGTGGACATGGAGGACGCAGATATGACTCTGTGGACAGAGGCCGAGTTTGAAGAGAAGTGTACATACATAGTGAACGACCACCCCTGGGATTCCGGCGCCGACGGGGGTACTTCTGTTCAAGCCGAGGCATCCCTACCGAGGAACCTGCTTTTCAAGTATGCCGCCAACAACAGCAAAGAG attatTGGTGTGGTGAGTAAGGAGTACATCCCAAAGGGAACTCGCTTTGGACCCCTGATCGGCGAGGTCTACACCAATGACACAGTTCCCAAGAATGCCAACAGGAAGTATTTTTGGCGG ATTTATTCCAGAGAGGAGTTCCACCACTTCATCGACGGCTTTAATGAGGAGAAAAGCAACTGGATGCGCTACGTGAATCCAGCTCACTCTGCCCGGGAGCAAAACCTGGCAGCCTGTCAGAACGGGATGAATATCTACTTCTACACTGTTAAGCCTATCCCTGCCAACCAGGAACTTCTTGTGTGGTATTGTCGGGACTTTGCGGAGAGGCTCCACTATCCTTATCCTGGAGAGTTCACAGTGATGAATCTCA CACAAACGGAAAGCAGCCCGAAGCAATACAGTAGCGAGAAGAATGAACTCTACCCAAAGAGTGTCCCCAAGAGAGAGTACAGCGTGAAAGAAATCCTGAAACTGGACTCCAATCCCTCCAAAAGGAAGGACATCTACCGTTCCAACATTTCACCCTTCACTTCAGAAAAGGACATGGATGGCTTTCGGAAAAACGGGAGCCCCGACATGCCCTTCTACCCTCGGGTTGTTTATCCCATCCGGGCACCTCTGCCGGAAGACTTTTTGAAAGCGTCCCTGGCCTATGGGATGGACAGACCCACCTACATAACTCACAGCCCCCTTCCGTCTTCCACAACTCCAAGTCCCCCTGCAAGCTGCAGCCCAGAGCAGAGCCTCAAGAGCTCCAGCCCCCACGGCAGCCCGGGGAACACGGTGTCACCCCTGGCGCCAGGCCCCCCAGAACACCGGGACTCCTACTCCTACTTGAATGTTTCCTATGGTTCCGAGGGCCTGGGCTCCTACCCTGGCTATGCACCTGCCCCTCACCTCCCACCAGCTTTCATCCCTTCTTACAATGCGCACTACCCCAAGTTCCTGTTGCCACCCTATGGCATCAGTTCCAATGGCTTGAGCACCATGAACAACATCAATGGTATCAACAACTTCAGCCTCTTCCCCAGGTTATATCCTGTCTACAGTAACCTCCTTAGTGGCGGCAACCTGCCTCACCCCATGCTCGCTCCAGCTTCCCTGCCAAGTTCCCTGCCTACCGATGGAACCCGGAGGCTGCTTCCACCGGAGCACCCCAGAGAGGTCCTTGTCCCCGCGCCCCACAGTGCCTTCTCCCTTACCGGGGCTGCAGCCAGCATGAAGGACGAGAGTAGTCCCCCCAGTGGATCTCCAACGGCGGGAACTGCAGCCACGTCAGAACACGTGGTACAACCCAAAGCTACCTCAGCAGTGATGGCAGCCCCCAGCACTGACGGAGCCATGaatctcattaaaaacaaacgaAACATGACTGGTTACAAGACCCTCCCTTACCCCCTGAAGAAACAAAATGGCAAGATCAAGTATGAATGCAATGTCTGTGCTAAGACGTTCGGCCAGCTCTCCAACCTGAAG GTCCACCTGCGAGTGCACAGTGGAGAACGGCCTTTCAAATGCCAGACCTGCAACAAGGGTTTTACTCAGCTCGCCCACCTGCAGAAACACTACCTGGtacacacaggagagaagccacaTGAGTGCCAG GTCTGCCACAAGAGATTTAGCAGCACAAGCAATCTCAAGACCCACCTTCGACTGCATTCTGGAGAAAAACCTTACCAATGTAAGGTGTGTCCTGCCAAGTTTACACAATTTGTGCACCTGAAGCTGCACAAGCGACTGCATACCCGGGAACGGCCTCACAAGTGCACCCAGTGCCACAAGAGCTAcatccatctctgcagcctcaagGTCCACCTGAAGGGCAACTGCCCCGTGGTCCCAGCCCCCGGGCTGCCTTTGGAGGATCTGACCCGAATCAATGAAGAAATTGAGAGGTTTGACATCAGTGACAATGCCGACCGTCTTGAGGACATGGAGGACAACGTCGACGTGACTTCCATGGTGGAGAAGGAGATTCTAGCTGTggtcagaaaagagaaagaagaaaccgGTCTGAAAGTGTCTTTGCAAAGAAACATGGGGAATGGCCTTCTCTCCTCTGGGTGCAGCCTCTATGAGTCATCGGAGCTGTCCCTCATGAAGTTGCCTCACAGCAACCCACTACCTCTGGTGCCTGTAAAGGTCAAACAAGAAACAATTGAACCGATGGATCCTTAA
- the Prdm1 gene encoding PR domain zinc finger protein 1 isoform X4 has translation MSEAYLRCWIFSWKNVWVRPCQGLHFKTVLLQGSLLYPALDSCSTVQAAPKCSSCSVKFQGLAETGIMKVDMEDADMTLWTEAEFEEKCTYIVNDHPWDSGADGGTSVQAEASLPRNLLFKYAANNSKEIIGVVSKEYIPKGTRFGPLIGEVYTNDTVPKNANRKYFWRIYSREEFHHFIDGFNEEKSNWMRYVNPAHSAREQNLAACQNGMNIYFYTVKPIPANQELLVWYCRDFAERLHYPYPGEFTVMNLTQTESSPKQYSSEKNELYPKSVPKREYSVKEILKLDSNPSKRKDIYRSNISPFTSEKDMDGFRKNGSPDMPFYPRVVYPIRAPLPEDFLKASLAYGMDRPTYITHSPLPSSTTPSPPASCSPEQSLKSSSPHGSPGNTVSPLAPGPPEHRDSYSYLNVSYGSEGLGSYPGYAPAPHLPPAFIPSYNAHYPKFLLPPYGISSNGLSTMNNINGINNFSLFPRLYPVYSNLLSGGNLPHPMLAPASLPSSLPTDGTRRLLPPEHPREVLVPAPHSAFSLTGAAASMKDESSPPSGSPTAGTAATSEHVVQPKATSAVMAAPSTDGAMNLIKNKRNMTGYKTLPYPLKKQNGKIKYECNVCAKTFGQLSNLKVHLRVHSGERPFKCQTCNKGFTQLAHLQKHYLVHTGEKPHECQVCHKRFSSTSNLKTHLRLHSGEKPYQCKVCPAKFTQFVHLKLHKRLHTRERPHKCTQCHKSYIHLCSLKVHLKGNCPVVPAPGLPLEDLTRINEEIERFDISDNADRLEDMEDNVDVTSMVEKEILAVVRKEKEETGLKVSLQRNMGNGLLSSGCSLYESSELSLMKLPHSNPLPLVPVKVKQETIEPMDP, from the exons gCTGCCCCCAAGTGTAGCTCCTGCTCCGTGAAGTTTCAAGGACTGGCAGAGACCGGGATCATGAAAGTGGACATGGAGGACGCAGATATGACTCTGTGGACAGAGGCCGAGTTTGAAGAGAAGTGTACATACATAGTGAACGACCACCCCTGGGATTCCGGCGCCGACGGGGGTACTTCTGTTCAAGCCGAGGCATCCCTACCGAGGAACCTGCTTTTCAAGTATGCCGCCAACAACAGCAAAGAG attatTGGTGTGGTGAGTAAGGAGTACATCCCAAAGGGAACTCGCTTTGGACCCCTGATCGGCGAGGTCTACACCAATGACACAGTTCCCAAGAATGCCAACAGGAAGTATTTTTGGCGG ATTTATTCCAGAGAGGAGTTCCACCACTTCATCGACGGCTTTAATGAGGAGAAAAGCAACTGGATGCGCTACGTGAATCCAGCTCACTCTGCCCGGGAGCAAAACCTGGCAGCCTGTCAGAACGGGATGAATATCTACTTCTACACTGTTAAGCCTATCCCTGCCAACCAGGAACTTCTTGTGTGGTATTGTCGGGACTTTGCGGAGAGGCTCCACTATCCTTATCCTGGAGAGTTCACAGTGATGAATCTCA CACAAACGGAAAGCAGCCCGAAGCAATACAGTAGCGAGAAGAATGAACTCTACCCAAAGAGTGTCCCCAAGAGAGAGTACAGCGTGAAAGAAATCCTGAAACTGGACTCCAATCCCTCCAAAAGGAAGGACATCTACCGTTCCAACATTTCACCCTTCACTTCAGAAAAGGACATGGATGGCTTTCGGAAAAACGGGAGCCCCGACATGCCCTTCTACCCTCGGGTTGTTTATCCCATCCGGGCACCTCTGCCGGAAGACTTTTTGAAAGCGTCCCTGGCCTATGGGATGGACAGACCCACCTACATAACTCACAGCCCCCTTCCGTCTTCCACAACTCCAAGTCCCCCTGCAAGCTGCAGCCCAGAGCAGAGCCTCAAGAGCTCCAGCCCCCACGGCAGCCCGGGGAACACGGTGTCACCCCTGGCGCCAGGCCCCCCAGAACACCGGGACTCCTACTCCTACTTGAATGTTTCCTATGGTTCCGAGGGCCTGGGCTCCTACCCTGGCTATGCACCTGCCCCTCACCTCCCACCAGCTTTCATCCCTTCTTACAATGCGCACTACCCCAAGTTCCTGTTGCCACCCTATGGCATCAGTTCCAATGGCTTGAGCACCATGAACAACATCAATGGTATCAACAACTTCAGCCTCTTCCCCAGGTTATATCCTGTCTACAGTAACCTCCTTAGTGGCGGCAACCTGCCTCACCCCATGCTCGCTCCAGCTTCCCTGCCAAGTTCCCTGCCTACCGATGGAACCCGGAGGCTGCTTCCACCGGAGCACCCCAGAGAGGTCCTTGTCCCCGCGCCCCACAGTGCCTTCTCCCTTACCGGGGCTGCAGCCAGCATGAAGGACGAGAGTAGTCCCCCCAGTGGATCTCCAACGGCGGGAACTGCAGCCACGTCAGAACACGTGGTACAACCCAAAGCTACCTCAGCAGTGATGGCAGCCCCCAGCACTGACGGAGCCATGaatctcattaaaaacaaacgaAACATGACTGGTTACAAGACCCTCCCTTACCCCCTGAAGAAACAAAATGGCAAGATCAAGTATGAATGCAATGTCTGTGCTAAGACGTTCGGCCAGCTCTCCAACCTGAAG GTCCACCTGCGAGTGCACAGTGGAGAACGGCCTTTCAAATGCCAGACCTGCAACAAGGGTTTTACTCAGCTCGCCCACCTGCAGAAACACTACCTGGtacacacaggagagaagccacaTGAGTGCCAG GTCTGCCACAAGAGATTTAGCAGCACAAGCAATCTCAAGACCCACCTTCGACTGCATTCTGGAGAAAAACCTTACCAATGTAAGGTGTGTCCTGCCAAGTTTACACAATTTGTGCACCTGAAGCTGCACAAGCGACTGCATACCCGGGAACGGCCTCACAAGTGCACCCAGTGCCACAAGAGCTAcatccatctctgcagcctcaagGTCCACCTGAAGGGCAACTGCCCCGTGGTCCCAGCCCCCGGGCTGCCTTTGGAGGATCTGACCCGAATCAATGAAGAAATTGAGAGGTTTGACATCAGTGACAATGCCGACCGTCTTGAGGACATGGAGGACAACGTCGACGTGACTTCCATGGTGGAGAAGGAGATTCTAGCTGTggtcagaaaagagaaagaagaaaccgGTCTGAAAGTGTCTTTGCAAAGAAACATGGGGAATGGCCTTCTCTCCTCTGGGTGCAGCCTCTATGAGTCATCGGAGCTGTCCCTCATGAAGTTGCCTCACAGCAACCCACTACCTCTGGTGCCTGTAAAGGTCAAACAAGAAACAATTGAACCGATGGATCCTTAA
- the Prdm1 gene encoding PR domain zinc finger protein 1 isoform X2 gives MLDLLLEKRVGTTLAAPKCSSCSVKFQGLAETGIMKVDMEDADMTLWTEAEFEEKCTYIVNDHPWDSGADGGTSVQAEASLPRNLLFKYAANNSKEIIGVVSKEYIPKGTRFGPLIGEVYTNDTVPKNANRKYFWRIYSREEFHHFIDGFNEEKSNWMRYVNPAHSAREQNLAACQNGMNIYFYTVKPIPANQELLVWYCRDFAERLHYPYPGEFTVMNLTQTESSPKQYSSEKNELYPKSVPKREYSVKEILKLDSNPSKRKDIYRSNISPFTSEKDMDGFRKNGSPDMPFYPRVVYPIRAPLPEDFLKASLAYGMDRPTYITHSPLPSSTTPSPPASCSPEQSLKSSSPHGSPGNTVSPLAPGPPEHRDSYSYLNVSYGSEGLGSYPGYAPAPHLPPAFIPSYNAHYPKFLLPPYGISSNGLSTMNNINGINNFSLFPRLYPVYSNLLSGGNLPHPMLAPASLPSSLPTDGTRRLLPPEHPREVLVPAPHSAFSLTGAAASMKDESSPPSGSPTAGTAATSEHVVQPKATSAVMAAPSTDGAMNLIKNKRNMTGYKTLPYPLKKQNGKIKYECNVCAKTFGQLSNLKVHLRVHSGERPFKCQTCNKGFTQLAHLQKHYLVHTGEKPHECQVCHKRFSSTSNLKTHLRLHSGEKPYQCKVCPAKFTQFVHLKLHKRLHTRERPHKCTQCHKSYIHLCSLKVHLKGNCPVVPAPGLPLEDLTRINEEIERFDISDNADRLEDMEDNVDVTSMVEKEILAVVRKEKEETGLKVSLQRNMGNGLLSSGCSLYESSELSLMKLPHSNPLPLVPVKVKQETIEPMDP, from the exons gCTGCCCCCAAGTGTAGCTCCTGCTCCGTGAAGTTTCAAGGACTGGCAGAGACCGGGATCATGAAAGTGGACATGGAGGACGCAGATATGACTCTGTGGACAGAGGCCGAGTTTGAAGAGAAGTGTACATACATAGTGAACGACCACCCCTGGGATTCCGGCGCCGACGGGGGTACTTCTGTTCAAGCCGAGGCATCCCTACCGAGGAACCTGCTTTTCAAGTATGCCGCCAACAACAGCAAAGAG attatTGGTGTGGTGAGTAAGGAGTACATCCCAAAGGGAACTCGCTTTGGACCCCTGATCGGCGAGGTCTACACCAATGACACAGTTCCCAAGAATGCCAACAGGAAGTATTTTTGGCGG ATTTATTCCAGAGAGGAGTTCCACCACTTCATCGACGGCTTTAATGAGGAGAAAAGCAACTGGATGCGCTACGTGAATCCAGCTCACTCTGCCCGGGAGCAAAACCTGGCAGCCTGTCAGAACGGGATGAATATCTACTTCTACACTGTTAAGCCTATCCCTGCCAACCAGGAACTTCTTGTGTGGTATTGTCGGGACTTTGCGGAGAGGCTCCACTATCCTTATCCTGGAGAGTTCACAGTGATGAATCTCA CACAAACGGAAAGCAGCCCGAAGCAATACAGTAGCGAGAAGAATGAACTCTACCCAAAGAGTGTCCCCAAGAGAGAGTACAGCGTGAAAGAAATCCTGAAACTGGACTCCAATCCCTCCAAAAGGAAGGACATCTACCGTTCCAACATTTCACCCTTCACTTCAGAAAAGGACATGGATGGCTTTCGGAAAAACGGGAGCCCCGACATGCCCTTCTACCCTCGGGTTGTTTATCCCATCCGGGCACCTCTGCCGGAAGACTTTTTGAAAGCGTCCCTGGCCTATGGGATGGACAGACCCACCTACATAACTCACAGCCCCCTTCCGTCTTCCACAACTCCAAGTCCCCCTGCAAGCTGCAGCCCAGAGCAGAGCCTCAAGAGCTCCAGCCCCCACGGCAGCCCGGGGAACACGGTGTCACCCCTGGCGCCAGGCCCCCCAGAACACCGGGACTCCTACTCCTACTTGAATGTTTCCTATGGTTCCGAGGGCCTGGGCTCCTACCCTGGCTATGCACCTGCCCCTCACCTCCCACCAGCTTTCATCCCTTCTTACAATGCGCACTACCCCAAGTTCCTGTTGCCACCCTATGGCATCAGTTCCAATGGCTTGAGCACCATGAACAACATCAATGGTATCAACAACTTCAGCCTCTTCCCCAGGTTATATCCTGTCTACAGTAACCTCCTTAGTGGCGGCAACCTGCCTCACCCCATGCTCGCTCCAGCTTCCCTGCCAAGTTCCCTGCCTACCGATGGAACCCGGAGGCTGCTTCCACCGGAGCACCCCAGAGAGGTCCTTGTCCCCGCGCCCCACAGTGCCTTCTCCCTTACCGGGGCTGCAGCCAGCATGAAGGACGAGAGTAGTCCCCCCAGTGGATCTCCAACGGCGGGAACTGCAGCCACGTCAGAACACGTGGTACAACCCAAAGCTACCTCAGCAGTGATGGCAGCCCCCAGCACTGACGGAGCCATGaatctcattaaaaacaaacgaAACATGACTGGTTACAAGACCCTCCCTTACCCCCTGAAGAAACAAAATGGCAAGATCAAGTATGAATGCAATGTCTGTGCTAAGACGTTCGGCCAGCTCTCCAACCTGAAG GTCCACCTGCGAGTGCACAGTGGAGAACGGCCTTTCAAATGCCAGACCTGCAACAAGGGTTTTACTCAGCTCGCCCACCTGCAGAAACACTACCTGGtacacacaggagagaagccacaTGAGTGCCAG GTCTGCCACAAGAGATTTAGCAGCACAAGCAATCTCAAGACCCACCTTCGACTGCATTCTGGAGAAAAACCTTACCAATGTAAGGTGTGTCCTGCCAAGTTTACACAATTTGTGCACCTGAAGCTGCACAAGCGACTGCATACCCGGGAACGGCCTCACAAGTGCACCCAGTGCCACAAGAGCTAcatccatctctgcagcctcaagGTCCACCTGAAGGGCAACTGCCCCGTGGTCCCAGCCCCCGGGCTGCCTTTGGAGGATCTGACCCGAATCAATGAAGAAATTGAGAGGTTTGACATCAGTGACAATGCCGACCGTCTTGAGGACATGGAGGACAACGTCGACGTGACTTCCATGGTGGAGAAGGAGATTCTAGCTGTggtcagaaaagagaaagaagaaaccgGTCTGAAAGTGTCTTTGCAAAGAAACATGGGGAATGGCCTTCTCTCCTCTGGGTGCAGCCTCTATGAGTCATCGGAGCTGTCCCTCATGAAGTTGCCTCACAGCAACCCACTACCTCTGGTGCCTGTAAAGGTCAAACAAGAAACAATTGAACCGATGGATCCTTAA